Proteins from a genomic interval of Schistocerca piceifrons isolate TAMUIC-IGC-003096 chromosome 3, iqSchPice1.1, whole genome shotgun sequence:
- the LOC124788757 gene encoding cuticle protein 38, translated as MYKLVVLSALIAAASAGYLGGYAAPAVGYAAPAVGYAAPAIAAAPVAVAHAVAPAAASVANTYRISQTARVLAAPAAYAAPAAYAAPAIGYAAPAIAAAPALGYARYAAAAPVAVAHAAVPAAASVANTYRISQTARVLAAPAVAHAPVAYAAPAAYAAPAIGYGYGGLAYGAAPVAKVYG; from the exons atgtACAAGCTG GTCGTCCTGTCCGCTCTGAtcgccgccgcctcggccggctaCCTGGGAGgctacgccgcccccgccgtgggctacgccgcccccgccgtgggctacgccgcccccgccatcgCGGCCGCCCCCGTGGCTGTGGCGCACGCCGTGGCCCCCGCCGCCGCCTCCGTGGCTAACACCTACAGGATCTCTCAGACGGCCCGCGTCCTGGCTGCTCCCGCCGCCTACGCCGCTCCCGCCGCCTACGCCGCCCCTGCCATAGGctacgccgcccccgccatcgccgccgcccccgccctgGGCTACGCCCGctacgccgccgccgcccccgtggCCGTGGCCCACGCCGCCGTGCCCGCCGCCGCCTCCGTGGCTAACACCTACAGGATCTCCCAGACGGCCCGCGTCCTCGCCGCCCCTGCTGTCGCCCACGCCCCCGTCGCATACGCCGCCCCCgctgcctacgccgcccccgctatCGGCTACGGCTACGGTGGTCTGGCCTACGGAGCTGCCCCCGTTGCCAAGGTCTACGGTTAA